The DNA sequence CATCGGCTGCGGTCTCGGGTGGCAGCTCTCCGATGATATCGACGGCATTTTTGAACTGACGACGCTCCCGCTTATTGATGATCACTTCCGCTTCTGGAACGATCTGGTTGGGGTAGCTGGTCTGCTGGCCGTTATCATTGGTAATCAGGACGACTTCCGGCACGAACAGGGAAGGCCCCAAAGGTGGGACTTCTGCATTCTGTGGTGTGAGGTCATTTGATGAGCCCGGACGTTCCAGCGGTCGTAACACACATTTGTAGACCAGGTACCAGACGAGAGTCTTCTCTTTTTTCCCCGTTTTGGGGTTCGTCAGATCCATGCGGATCATACGCATCGGCTTGAAAGTCGCATCCAGAACCCAGAGAGATTTCTGAGTCGCCCGTTCTTCACCGGTCGCGGTCAAATCGGGTTTAATGGTAAATCCACGAGTCAGTTTATTTTCCTGAGCCTGCGCTGGCATACCACCTGTCAGCAGTGCCAGACAGCTGCAGATAAATGTTGTCAGAGCAGAACGTTTCAGTAATTGACGCATGTAATAACCCCGAAGTTTCTCACGATGCACGGAAATGAGCAATTGGCTGTCTGTTACAGTATATCGACGTAACCCGGGAAAATCCCATAGAGTCTTTACCAATTCGCTGTAAAATCACCTTGTTATCAGGCGGAATTCAGACCGGCCAGCATAAACATGTACACTCAGGAAGAGCGGTTTTGAGAGACGGGACTGCGTTGTCGCAGTAAGAACCGCGCGTCTGTTTCCCGTAAAGTCTCCGACTTCAATATATCCCTGCCTGGAAAGCAGGGTCAAGCGCCTGCTTCCGGTTCGGGGGGATTTCACAGTAAATCCGCCTGATTATGTCAGTTGCTCGCAGCAAAACAGCACCGGCTGACAGACTGCCCTGGCCTTTATAATCCCTGCAACCCCTCTGATCAGATGCAGAGAGTGGAAGGCGGCTTAGTGAAAATCGTGACCGGTCAGTTTCTCTTCGATTTCATCGGCGTGCTGGGCCACGGCGATCACGCTTTTACGAATATCCTCTGCATCCACTGAAGAGCGGGGGAAGGTATCCACCATGACGAACTTTGACTGGCCATTCACGTCCCGAATCGAGATTCCCCCATGCGATATTTCGGAATTCAGACGCAGTGCTTCCTCGTAGTATTCGGGCTGGGCATCACAACAGGTGCTGTAGATTAACAGCAGTCGTTCATGCAATTGATGTTCGCTGGGTTCGATGATGACAGTCTGCTTGCGTCGTTCACTCTGTTTGACTTCGAGGATGTACTGGTGACCGTTGCGTTTCCAGGAAACGTTGCGGTTATTCCCAAACGCTTCGTGCAGCATCGATTCGATATTCTGCACCTGGCCGAGAATTGCATTCAGGAACAGAGAGGCCATGTAGCCATTCTGAAACCGGTTCACAGGACTCTTATCAAGCATCAGGGAGACACACTCAGCGATCTCCAGAGGGATCTCGGGGCAGAGATCGCGTACGCTCGGTGCCGGTTTGGAAACCACATCCTGAATCAGGGCATTAAAATTTTCCGCACGGTGAGGCAGATGACCTGTGAGCAACACAAAGAAGCAGACGCCCAGCGAATAGACGTCCGAGGTGGCGCTGGCCATGCCCCCCTGAAAGAGTTCCGGCGCCATGTAATTCGGAGTACCGGCCAGATTGTGCTGATGCGCGCCTCCCTCTTCTGCAGAGATGCGCTTCGCCAGGCCGAAATCAGCGATTTTCGGGACTCCCGCACCGGTCAACAGAATGTTTTCCAACTTCAGATCCTGGTGAATGATGCCTTTAGCGTGCGCGGTTCCCAGACCAGAAGCCACCTGTGCGATCAATGATGTTGCGTGCAGGGCAGAGAGGGGGCCATCCTCGCGGATAACATGGCTCAACGCACGTCCGGTAATCAGTTCCATTTCCAGAAACCGATAACCGCGTTCCTCACCAATCGCATGGGCGGTCACAATATTCGGATGATTCAATGTGGCGACGGCGCGACCTTCATGAATGAAACGCTGCACGTATTCAGGATCGCGTTCCGAAAGATGTGGCAGCAGAATCTTCAAGGCGCACTGGCGTCCCAGATCGCGATGTGTCGCCAGGTAAACCATGCCCATGCCTCCCCGGCCCAGGAGCGACTGACACTGATAAACGTGCAGATCGGTACCTGCAATCGGATCCTCCACAACAATGGAAGTGGAGTCTGCATTCTCAATCAGCCCGTCGATCTCCTGCACGACGATTGTTTCCTGGAGATCCATCAACGAAATGTCATCCACTTGTGCACCGCAAACGGGGCAATTATCAGAACCGGCCTGCTGGAAGTAAGTGGAATTGCAGTTCGCGCAGTACTGCAACTGTCGATCTTGCTGAGGGGTGCCGGAATCTGAGGATGAATTGGGGGCCATTGCTGAATTGCGCTCGATCAGGGGGATCTCTACAGAAGGTAATCTGTTCATGCTTCAGACAGTATTTCTATCATATCGGGATTTGAAGGAAATGCGACAACCAGTTCCTGCACAATGCCGGGCATCAGGTGAGAATTCGTTCCGCACGGCCAATTATTTGACAGGATTCCCGGATTTCCCCAAAAAATACAAATTCCTGCTTCGTAAATCCGACTATTAAGACATAGACTTATTAAACAGACGACATCCCGCACACAGAATCACGGCATAAGTCTTAATTATTTCATCATTTACAACGGCGCGCGTCCGGTTAATGCACCGAGTAGGGCCGGCGTTCTTCCCTCAGATTTAGAATATCTCCATGGTCGCTCCTGAAAATTCTCCTTCGGAAGATACAAATCCCGAGAGACTCGCAGCACACACCGCAGCTGATTCCCCGATTTTTGAGTCAGAGGATCAAGAGTCTGCCCAGTTTCTGGATCAGTTTCTGGATCAAGCTTTGCAGACTGCCCAAGGGGAAGACGCACCTCGTCCGCATGATGGAAGTTCCGGAAACGCGGCTCCGCCTGGTCCCGGTCTGATTGAGTCGATCTGCTGGATGTTCGGCGTCTTTGGTGCCCATTTTTTGGGAATCATGCTGTTCCTGGTCTGTGGGGTGATTTATCTGATCGCCACATCCAATATCAGCCAGGATCCTGACACGTTCCGCAAAGAAATTGCCCAGCTCGTGGAAGGCCATCCGCTGGAGGCAGCTGGTGTCGAACAGGCCGTGTTTGTCTTTATTGGACTGATTGCCGTCGGCTTGCGTCTGGGGAAACGTCCCCTGCAAAAACTCAATCTGCAGCCGTTTGCGATTTCAACAGGCTTCCTGCTGTTTATCTGCGTGCTGCCCCTGGCGCTCATGTCGGGAGAATTGTATCGAATTGCCTTTGACGCCTGGAGTCTCGTCGCGAAACAGATTCCCATCCTCGAACGTTTCAACGAAATGCAAACGATGGAAATCGTAAAGGATATGGCGGCGAACAATTCGCTCTGGTCGCTGATTCTGGTGATTGCCGTATTCCCCGCTATTGGAGAAGAACTCATCTTTCGCGGGATGATTGGCCGCGGTCTGATCGCACGTTGGGGCCTGGTGCCGGGAATTGTGATCACGTCGATCATGTTCGGTATCGTGCATGCACACCCCGCACATGTGATTGCCGTCATTCCGCTCGGGATGTTCATGCATTATGTGTATTACGTGACCCGCAGTTTCTGGGCGCCGATGCTGGTGCATTTCATGAACAATGCGTTTGCCGTCTCGATGGCAAAGATGGCGACCGAGCTTCCCGAAAGTGCAGCCAGCCTGGGAGACGAAACTCAGCCGGTGCACCCGTTAATCGTGGCATCCGCGGCGTTGTTCCTGACCGCCGTCTGTATTCAACTCTGGAAGACACGGGTGAAATACATGACGCCACAGGGCGAGGAGTGGACTCCCGGCTATCCTTCCACCGAACAACCTCCGGCAAACAGCCCGGTGACCATGATGCGAGAGAAGGCGCATCCGCTGCTTTATGCAGCGGGTGTATTCCTGTTTCTAATATTCCTTGTGAGCATGGCGGCATTCAGCCCTCAACAGGAAGCCGTTACCGCACAACCCGAGGCGATGCAGCTCATAACGTTTTAAGATACTCGAGCACTGCCTGTTTCTCTGCTTCATTCAGATCATTGGGATAATCGTGCCCCGCGGCTGATTTGCCGAATTTCGTAGTGTCGAAGTGGCGTCTGCGTTCGACAGTAGACAGATTTTCCGGCAGCTCAGGCAGGCTTTCGATCTCCAGTCCCACACGGTTGACATCATAACCGTCTACGGTCCGTTTCCAGACTTGCGGCCGTGCTTCGGGATGCAATACATGCCAGAGCGTGGGGACCGATCCGTTATGAAAATAAGGCGCTGATGCCCAGATTCCGTCGAGCGGCGGAGCCACATAGCCGGCTGGAGCTTCGACGACCGGATCCTTACCGTAGCGAGAGAGCCAGCTCTCATTCAGGGCTGCCCGGTAAGCGGGAGGCAGGGATTGATGACGCACGGGGTCTGTCTTCAATTCAGCCAGCGAGATGACCTTCTCGGGATAACTGGGGTTGTCTCCATAAGTACCGTGACAACGGGCACAATTCTGGTCGAAGATGATACGCCCCCGCGCGGCCAGTTGTTCATCAACGGGCCAGCGATAGCGGGGCGGTTCGAGTGATTCAATGTAGGCCAGAATGTTCGCGAAGTCCGCCTCCCACTGTTTGACCTGTCGTGCATTGTTGCGAGGAATCAGAATGAACTGCATGAGCACCCGGTGATTTTTGGTCATGAAGGCATCGGAGTAGATCTTCGACTTGCGTTTTACGTTCCACCAGGCCGGGGGATCCATATCGTGATGCAGCAGTTCGGGAATCGGTCGGGTCTTATCAAAATTCATCTCCCCGTCACGCAGGGAGTCGAGTACGACACCAAAAATTACAGCGTTGGTCGTGCCGTGCGTCGTCCCCAGGGGCATCCCTACTGCAGCCAGATCCAGGTGGCTCAGCTTCTTTAACTGTTGTAGTTTGATTTTGCTTACATCTTCGGTCAGCGTATGCAGGCCAATATGACTGTTGGGAGCTCCGGGGATTACCTGTCCGGCTACCTTGCCACTATGACAGGCAAAGCAGTTCATGACCCACTTCTGTTCGTTAGTGACAACATAGCCCAGCGGGGACGACTCCGACTCGGGTTTCTGCATGATACCGTAATAGTCAAAAATCATCTGTCGCCGCTCTGCCAAAGTCGCTGCCTCAGCCTGCTTGCGCTGGTCTTCCGGCCAGACTTTCCAGAGATCATCAAACACAGCCTGATCAAAGTCGGGAGGCAGATACGTCTTTTCGGTCAGCAGTTGGTATCCGCGTGCAGCCGACGGTTCTTCTTCCGCCATTAACGGACTGACAGGGACAGTAAACTGCACAAGCATCAAGAAGCAGAAACAGAGCGTTCGCATGTTATTTCAAATCAATTACAGGAACAATACAGGTCAGGGAAGAAACGGAAACAGGGTTTTGACATTGTCAGAGTTCAGAGGAGAGCCATATTCACAGGGCTCAAACGCATCGATCAGTTGAATTTCCTTGCCGCGTTCGGGCCCGTATGTTTCGATTACCAGATCCCGATATCGATCCGCCAGCGGACCGATGCGGTCTTTCATCTTACCACCGAGCCAGACTTTGCGTTCCGCGGGATCCTGCGGGACATCATCTTCATAGAAATGATTATAAGCCAGCCAGTCATAGAACTGACTGCTGTGACAGTCGAGGGCGTCGATCACGCGATCCCAGACCGGTTCGATATCAATGACCACCGTCGGCGAAAACGGGTAAGGCCGGGTAAAGTGATCTGACAGATACGCGATGACCGGATTTTCCCGCAGGGCAGGGACGTCAGGTACGATGGGAGGCACCGTAACCATGTAGGCGGCGTCACAGACCAGTTGCGAGGTATATCGATGATCAGGATGATAATCGTTGGGGCGGTGTGTCAGGATCAGATTGGGCTGGAAAGTACGAATCAGTCGAATAATCTCAAAACGGGCTTCGATTGTAGGCTGCAGGTAGCCGTCTCGATTGTTCAAAACTTCGTATTCAATCCCGAGAGTACGCCCGGCGGCAGCAGCTTCAGCACGACGAATTCCGGCCAGTTCCTCTCCGGAAATCCGGTGATGCCCCGATTCCCCATTGGTCACACTGACGAATTTCACGGTGTGACCGGCCTGCTGATACAGGGCGGCTGTACCCCCCGCCTTGATGTCGCAATCATCGGGGTGAGCGCCAAATACCAGGATTCGCAATGTTTGATCAGCCATAGAGTTCTAAACCTTCACGGAATTATATAGAATATCGGGTGCTTGACGAGGAGGTAATTCCTTAAACAATATTACTAATGTTGTACAGCAAAGGTTTCAGATTCTCCAGCAAGTTTATGGTGCTGAACTGTTGAACCTGGCCCAACTCGATGGTGTCCCCTCGACACACCTGTTTCTGCTCTCGAATTTCAAAGGATGTGAGTCACATGTCGTTGCCTACAGTCGATCCCGGTGAAGGTGTCTATGAAGATCCTCTTGATCTGATGGATGAGATCGATGCGCTGAAAAAAGAAAAAGATGCAACTCTGCTGGCTCACTTCTATATTGATGGCGACATCCAGGATGTCGCAGATTTTACGGGCGACAGCCTGAAACTGGCCCGTGATGCCGTCAAAGTAGAAACATCGACCATCGTCTTTTCCGGCGTGCACTTCATGGCTGAGTCCACCAAGATTCTCAGCCCCGAAAAAACGGTGCTGCTGCCCGACCTGCATGCCGGGTGCTCCCTGGCAGACAGTTGCCAGTACGAAGACCTGCTCCAGTTCCAGGAGAAGCTCCGTGCCGAAGGGCGTGATTTTGAAACTGTGGCCTACATCAATACCAGTGCGAAGGTCAAAAGCCTCTGCGACTGGATTGTCACCAGCGGAAACGCCCGGGAAATTATTGACCGCGTACCCGCGGATAAAGAAATCCTGTTCGTGCCGGATCAACACCTGGGACGTTACCTGCAGGAAGTCACCGGTCGGCAGATGATTCTCTGGCCCGGGTCCTGTATGGTACACGAGATCTTCAGCGTGCAGGATCTGCTGCGGGCCAAGAAGAATAATCCGGGATCGATCGTGCTGGCCCACCCCGAATGCCCACATTCGATTCTGGAAGTCTCTGACTTCATCGGGGGGACAGAGAAATTGCGTCAGTACGTAATGTCGATCAAAGAACCAGGGACGTTTCTGATTGCAACCGAAGCCAACATGATTCACCCCCTGGAAAAATCGGCTCCCCAGCACACTTATCTTCCCGTGCCGGGCATCATGGCATCTTCAGGAGAAACATGTGCCTGCAACCGCTGCCCGCATATGGCCCTCAATACACTGCAGAAAGTCCGTGACTGCCTGAAATATGGTAAGCCGGAAATCGAATGGCAGCCGTACTTCGACAAAGCCCGCGACGTTCTCGAACGCAGCCTGCTGCAGTAGTCGAACCTGCTCTCCCGGATGCGGCTTCCTGCTAATATACCGGGCACTTACGCGCATTACCTGCACACATAATAGCAGGTTCATGCGTCAATGTAATTTTTTTGAGTACTTGAAAACCTGATTGAGACTCTCATTGCAGGGGTTTTCAAGGTTCTACTGAACGCGCCGATTTTATTAAGATCATTGTCTTATTTTTTAGGCACACGCTTTGCCTTGTGTTCATTCAGAATTAATACCGGCTTGCCTCACATCCTGTCGGTAGATCTTTCTGCGGGCTCTGTTGCGCTAGTGGAGTCGCAGTCCATCACAGAATATCTGATTGAACATGAACTAAAGCCAAATCATTCAATAATTGATATCTCATATTCGTCTGCAAGCCATTAGTGCCGCGCTACTTCCAATGCTTGCAGCAGAGACTGACTGATCCCGACAGACACAGTCTAACTCCTCTCTCATTCTTACGCAGGGTATCTCTGCGCAGATCGTCGATCCGCCACGACATTTTACTGAAGAGAGTGGAAGCAGTCTCGAGTTCACCTCGAATCCACAAGAAAGCTCTCAGAAAATGGAACTTAAGAACAAAGCAACCCGGATCAACCTGTTTAATTTCTCAACGCCCCAGATGCGGGCATTTCATATGTCCTGGTTTGCTTTCTTTTTGTGTTTCTTTGCCTGGTTCGGCATCGCACCGTTGATGAATATTGTCCGCGAGGAAATGAGTCTGACCAAAGAGCAGATCGGCTGGTGCATTATCGGATCGGTAGCGATTACCGTCATCGCGCGACTGTTCATCGGCTGGCTCTGTGATCAACTTGGCCCTCGGTTGGCTTATACGTGGCTGCTGGTCCTGGGGGCTATCCCAGTGATGGGGATCGGCTTCGCACATGATTATACCACGTTCCTGATCTTTCGGATTGCAATTGGGGCGATCGGGGCCGCTTTTGTGATCACGCAGTATCACACCTCTTTAATGTTCGCACCGAACTGTGTGGGAACCGCCAATGCGACCACCGCCGGCTGGGGAAACCTGGGGGGGGGGTGACTCAGATGGTGATGCCACTGATTTTCGGACTGTTTGTCGGCATTCTCGGGTTCAGTGATTCCATCGGCTGGCGAGCATCAATGTTTCTCGCCGGCCTGGTGTGTGCCCTGACTGGAATCGCCTATTACTTTCTGACCCAGGACGCTCCCGACGGGAACTTCAAAGAACTCCGGGAAGCAGGCAAGATGCCTCAGAAAGCCCAGCAGAGAGGGCAATTCCTGAATGTCTGTAAAGACCATCGCGTCTGGGCGCTGTTCGTGATTTATGGTGCCTGTTTCGGCATCGAACTGACCATCAACAATGTGGCGGCTCTCTATTTCCTCGATTACTTCGACTACTTCAAAAGCATGGATACGACCAAGGCTGTGAAAATGGCCGGTCTGTTTGCGGGCTTATTCGGCCTGATGAATATCTTCGCTCGCACACTGGGGGGAATCTTCGGTGACCGCTTCGGGCAGAAGTGGGGGCTGAGCGGCCGCGTCAAATGGCTGTTTATCGCCGTCTTCTGTGAAGGTATTGCTCTGATGATCTTCTCACAGATGAGTGTTCTCGCCATGGCACTGCCGTCACTGATCGTCTTCAGCCTGTTTGTGCAGATGTCAGAAGGGGCGACTTACTCCGTTGTACCGTTCATCAACAAAAAAGCGCTGGGAGCCGTTTCAGGTATCGTCGGCGCCGGTGGCAACGCCGGGGCAGTCACAGCGGGCTTTCTGTTTAAAACCCAGGCCATCAACTGGCCGACCGCTCTGTTCATTCTGGGAGCGATCGTCACCTGCTGTGCTTTTCTGACTTTCCTCGTGCGGTTCAGTGAGGAAATGGAAGAAGAAGCCCGCCTGGCGCATGAATCAGCGCTCGCCCCTCAGCCGGGTGAACAGGAACTTGCCCCTTCCATGGGGCAGTAAACGCAAGATAAGAGAACCAAACTATAGATTAATCTTCATGTGCTCAAATTAAGGTAGGAAAACGTGATTCAGCAGAACTTCGACAATAAGAAGAATGTCGTCGTCATCGGCAACGGAATGGTCGGCTTGCGATTTTGTGAGCAGCTCGTAGAGAAGGACGAACAACAGGAATATAAAATCACCACGTTCTGTGAAGAGCCCCGGGCCGCTTATGACCGCGTTGGCCTGACGCAGTTTTTTGCCCACAATGACGCGGAAAAGCTGATGCTGGCCCGCAGAGAATGGTATGCGGACAACCAGATCGACCTGCATCTCTCCGATCGGGCTGTGAGTATCGATCGTGAAAACAAGATCATCCGCTCCCAGAAAGGGGTGGAAATCCCTTATGACAAAGTCGTGATCGCCACCGGCTCTTACCCCTTTGTGCCGGATGTGCCAGGGATCAAAAACCGGGGCGTGTTCGTCTATCGCACGATCAACGACCTCGAACAGATCATCGCTTACGCGAAAAAGTCCAAGACGGCCGCAGTCATCGGTGGCGGTCTGCTCGGACTCGAAGCAGCCAAGGCAGCTCTCGACCTCGGACTCCAGACACACGTGCTGGAGTTTGCCCCCCGGCTCATGCCCCGCCAGATCGATGATGCGGGTTCGAAAGTCCTCGTACAGAAAATCGAGGAACTGGGCGTCCAGGTTCATCTGAATAAAGCCACCGATAAGGTTCTGGGGGAATCCCGCGTTGAGGGAATTCTCTTCCAGGATGGCGATACTTTAGATCTGGATATGATCATCGTCTCTGCCGGCATCCGTCCCCGTGATGAGCTGGCCCGGCAATGTGATCTCGAAGTCGGACCGCGTGGCGGGATACTGGTGAATGATTTCCTGCAGACCTCTGATCCTGACATCTATGCGGTTGGCGAGGTGGCCCTGCATTCCGGTATGGTCTACGGCCTGGTCGCTCCCGGCTATCAGATGGCTGAAGTGGCAGCGACTCATCTGTGTCACGCCGAAGCGGAATTTACGGGCAGCGATCTTTCAACCAAGCTCAAACTGATGGGCGTCGATGTTGCCAGCTTCGGTGATTACGAAGCGGGACCCGACGTTTCCAAGAGCCTGACCTTCGAAGACCCATTCAAGGGAGTCTACAAAAAACTGGTGTTTAACACCGAGGGCACTCACCTGCTGGGAGGCATTCTGATTGGAGATGCTTCCGATTACGGTAGCCTGTCCCTGCTGGCCAAGTCGGAAGACAAGCTCCCCTGCAGTCCACACGAACTGGTCGTGGGCAGCGGAGGTGGGATTCCCGGCAGCAGCGCTGCGGACATGCCTGACGATGCACAAATCTGCTCGTGCAACAATGTCACGAAGGGACAGATCTGCGCGGCGATTCAAGATCAGGAGCTGACATCGGTCGACGAGGTCAAAGCCTGCACAAAAGCGGGCGGTGGCTGCGGTGGTTGTATGCCACTGGTAACCGACGTGTTCAAAGCCGAGATGGCAGCAGCAGGAATCACGGTTAACAACCACCTCTGCGAGCACTTCGAGTTCTCACGGACCGAGTTGTTCAATATCATCAAAATCAAAAAGCTGAAGACGTTTTCTGAAGTGATCGCGGATTGTGGGGCCGGCAATGGTTGCGAGGTCTGTAAGCCAACCGTAGCTTCGATTATAGCCAGTCTGTGGAACGAGCATATCGTCGATCATGCACCGCTGCAGGATACCAATGACAGGTTCCTTGCAAATATGCAGCGGGGTGGTCTGTATTCCGTCGTTCCCCGTGTTCCCGGTGGTGAAATCACGCCTGAAAAACTGATCGTACTCGGTGAAGTCGCCCGAGATTTTGGACTTTATACGAAAATCACCGGAGGTCAGCGAGTCGACCTGTTCGGAGCCGAAGTGCATGATCTGCCCCGGATCTGGGAAAAGCTGATTGATGCCGGTTTCGAAAGCGGACACGCTTATGGCAAAGCCCTGAGAACGGTAAAAAGTTGTGTAGGTACCACCTGGTGCCGTTACGGAGTAGGAGATTCGGTCGGTTTTGCAATTCGCCTCGAAGAGCGCTACCGCGGAATCCGTGCACCTCATAAAATCAAAGGGGGCGTTTCGGGCTGTGTCCGGGAATGTGCGGAAGCGCAGAGTAAAGACTTCGGACTGATCGCGACTGAGAATGGATACAACCTCTACATTTGTGGAAATGGCGGAGCCAAGCCACGACACGCCGACCTGTTTGCATCGGACCTGGACGAAGAAACCTGTATCAAATACCTTGACCGCTTCCTGATGTATTACATTCAGACCGCAGACAAACTGACACGCACCGCCACCTGGCTGGATAAGCTGGAAGGGGGAATCGACCATGTGCGTGAAGTGGTCATTGAAGACAAGCTGGGAATCTGCGACGAACTCGAAGCCATGATGCAGTCTCTGGTCGACAGTTATCACTGTGAATGGAAAGCGGTCGTTGATAATCCTGCCAAGCGACGTCTGTTTGAACAGTTCGTGAATACCGACGAACACGAACCATCAATCGAGCTCATTCCACAACGCGGCCAGATGCGACCTGTCGACTGGGCACCGGACTTTGTTCCGCTCGAGAGCCTGCAGGCCGCTGAACCACCGGTCCCCGTTTCGGATGAACCACCACGCAAATGGATCAAGGTGGGGCAGGCCAGCGATTTTCCAGCGGAATCGGGATCGACCGTCAAACATGGTCAATCTCAGCTGGCTGTTTTCAACTTCGAAAGTCGCGGGGAATGGTTTGCCTGTCAGCAGATGTGCCCGCATAAGCAGGCGATGGTTCTCTCCCGGGGTATCATGGGAGATTCACACGGGATCCCCAAAGTTGCCTGCCCGCTGCATAAGAAGACTTTTTCCCTGGAGAATGGTTCCTGCCTGAGCGGGGATGAAGAATATGCAGTCAAGGTGTTCAATGTTAAAGTTGATGAAGAGGAAAACGTTTATCTCGAGCTGCCTGCTCCCGAGGTACTCGATGAATTAATTAACCAAACAGTATGTGCTGGCGCTCACTGAGCACAGGTTTAAGAAATGATCTTATCGAAGCCGGAAGACGAACGAAAACAAAACGAAACACTGGTAACCCTTTCTGTCTGTGATGTGATTCAGGAAGCCGAGGATGTCTGCACCTTTCGTCTGGACAACCTGCAGGGCCAACTGCCGGTTCACAAACCGGGAATGTTTATCAAGGTCTGCCTGGATATCCGGGGCAAAGAAGTCTGGCGGAGTTTTTCCATCAGTTCTTCGCCTTTGTGTCCGGAACGAATTGACCTGACGATCAAACGCAACCGAAAAGGGGAGGCCAGCAATTACTTTTTTGAACAGGTGCAGCGTGGCAGTCAGCTTCGTCTGAAAGGACCGCTGGGCCAGTTTTACTATGATCCGGAACACCACACCGAGCCATTGATTTTGCTCTGTGCCGGGATCGGAATCACTCCCATGATGAGCATTGTCCGCTATCTGAACGATTTGCAGGAGAACAGGTCCTGCTACCTGTTTTACGGTGCGCGTACACATCGGGATGTCATCTTCGACCAGGAAACACGTCAACTCATGACCCAGTTACCGGGTTTTCATTACTTCCTGACACTTTCACAGCCGGTCCCCCACTGGATGGGTTACTGCGGGCATCTCAACTTCGATTTCATCATTTCCCGAATCCCTCAGATTCCCAGCTGCCGTTTC is a window from the Gimesia benthica genome containing:
- a CDS encoding c-type cytochrome, with product MLVQFTVPVSPLMAEEEPSAARGYQLLTEKTYLPPDFDQAVFDDLWKVWPEDQRKQAEAATLAERRQMIFDYYGIMQKPESESSPLGYVVTNEQKWVMNCFACHSGKVAGQVIPGAPNSHIGLHTLTEDVSKIKLQQLKKLSHLDLAAVGMPLGTTHGTTNAVIFGVVLDSLRDGEMNFDKTRPIPELLHHDMDPPAWWNVKRKSKIYSDAFMTKNHRVLMQFILIPRNNARQVKQWEADFANILAYIESLEPPRYRWPVDEQLAARGRIIFDQNCARCHGTYGDNPSYPEKVISLAELKTDPVRHQSLPPAYRAALNESWLSRYGKDPVVEAPAGYVAPPLDGIWASAPYFHNGSVPTLWHVLHPEARPQVWKRTVDGYDVNRVGLEIESLPELPENLSTVERRRHFDTTKFGKSAAGHDYPNDLNEAEKQAVLEYLKTL
- a CDS encoding serine/threonine protein kinase, which encodes MNRLPSVEIPLIERNSAMAPNSSSDSGTPQQDRQLQYCANCNSTYFQQAGSDNCPVCGAQVDDISLMDLQETIVVQEIDGLIENADSTSIVVEDPIAGTDLHVYQCQSLLGRGGMGMVYLATHRDLGRQCALKILLPHLSERDPEYVQRFIHEGRAVATLNHPNIVTAHAIGEERGYRFLEMELITGRALSHVIREDGPLSALHATSLIAQVASGLGTAHAKGIIHQDLKLENILLTGAGVPKIADFGLAKRISAEEGGAHQHNLAGTPNYMAPELFQGGMASATSDVYSLGVCFFVLLTGHLPHRAENFNALIQDVVSKPAPSVRDLCPEIPLEIAECVSLMLDKSPVNRFQNGYMASLFLNAILGQVQNIESMLHEAFGNNRNVSWKRNGHQYILEVKQSERRKQTVIIEPSEHQLHERLLLIYSTCCDAQPEYYEEALRLNSEISHGGISIRDVNGQSKFVMVDTFPRSSVDAEDIRKSVIAVAQHADEIEEKLTGHDFH
- a CDS encoding PIG-L deacetylase family protein, producing the protein MADQTLRILVFGAHPDDCDIKAGGTAALYQQAGHTVKFVSVTNGESGHHRISGEELAGIRRAEAAAAGRTLGIEYEVLNNRDGYLQPTIEARFEIIRLIRTFQPNLILTHRPNDYHPDHRYTSQLVCDAAYMVTVPPIVPDVPALRENPVIAYLSDHFTRPYPFSPTVVIDIEPVWDRVIDALDCHSSQFYDWLAYNHFYEDDVPQDPAERKVWLGGKMKDRIGPLADRYRDLVIETYGPERGKEIQLIDAFEPCEYGSPLNSDNVKTLFPFLP
- a CDS encoding CPBP family intramembrane glutamic endopeptidase, producing MVAPENSPSEDTNPERLAAHTAADSPIFESEDQESAQFLDQFLDQALQTAQGEDAPRPHDGSSGNAAPPGPGLIESICWMFGVFGAHFLGIMLFLVCGVIYLIATSNISQDPDTFRKEIAQLVEGHPLEAAGVEQAVFVFIGLIAVGLRLGKRPLQKLNLQPFAISTGFLLFICVLPLALMSGELYRIAFDAWSLVAKQIPILERFNEMQTMEIVKDMAANNSLWSLILVIAVFPAIGEELIFRGMIGRGLIARWGLVPGIVITSIMFGIVHAHPAHVIAVIPLGMFMHYVYYVTRSFWAPMLVHFMNNAFAVSMAKMATELPESAASLGDETQPVHPLIVASAALFLTAVCIQLWKTRVKYMTPQGEEWTPGYPSTEQPPANSPVTMMREKAHPLLYAAGVFLFLIFLVSMAAFSPQQEAVTAQPEAMQLITF
- the nadA gene encoding quinolinate synthase NadA, which produces MSLPTVDPGEGVYEDPLDLMDEIDALKKEKDATLLAHFYIDGDIQDVADFTGDSLKLARDAVKVETSTIVFSGVHFMAESTKILSPEKTVLLPDLHAGCSLADSCQYEDLLQFQEKLRAEGRDFETVAYINTSAKVKSLCDWIVTSGNAREIIDRVPADKEILFVPDQHLGRYLQEVTGRQMILWPGSCMVHEIFSVQDLLRAKKNNPGSIVLAHPECPHSILEVSDFIGGTEKLRQYVMSIKEPGTFLIATEANMIHPLEKSAPQHTYLPVPGIMASSGETCACNRCPHMALNTLQKVRDCLKYGKPEIEWQPYFDKARDVLERSLLQ